The Photobacterium sanguinicancri genome includes the window CTAGATTCTGAATAGGACTTAGCCCCATTTCTGAAAGGAAAACATTCAGTGCCGCTTCATGATGTGAAGCGGCACTATTATATGTAACGTTCTTTTTCTGGTTTTGAACGATCTGATCTGTCTCACCCAGCAAAGCCTTTACGCGATTCGCGATTGCTTTACCAGAATCGATAATTTGTACGGGCGTAGAAAAAGCCAGTTGGATTTCATCTTTAATCAATGGGAAATGGGTACAGCCCAGAACAATACCGTCGACTCGATCCAACCAAGGTTGGAGTATTTGTTGAATTTCGACCAGAGATACCAGCTCTCCTCGCATTTTTTGCTCTGCTATTTCAACCAATCGTGTAGAACCAATCATCAGAACTTCACAATCTTTCGCAAATTCAGCGATCAACTCCTGAGTATAACGTCGCTTAATCGTTGCTGGCGTAGCAAGTAAACCAATGA containing:
- the murI gene encoding glutamate racemase; translated protein: MVCSVKSVLIFDSGVGGLSVYQEIRTLLPYEHYVYAFDNAAFPYGELEESVLISRTLEIVSKLVLKHAVDLVVIACNTASTIVLPTLREQLDVPVVGVVPAIKPAAASSEKKVIGLLATPATIKRRYTQELIAEFAKDCEVLMIGSTRLVEIAEQKMRGELVSLVEIQQILQPWLDRVDGIVLGCTHFPLIKDEIQLAFSTPVQIIDSGKAIANRVKALLGETDQIVQNQKKNVTYNSAASHHEAALNVFLSEMGLSPIQNLDLPHS